A single region of the Manihot esculenta cultivar AM560-2 chromosome 12, M.esculenta_v8, whole genome shotgun sequence genome encodes:
- the LOC110627520 gene encoding triacylglycerol lipase 2 yields the protein MANTLTTPILVVILLSLSGITAAARTKLQLITRQDASLLSPNNTHSLCKSMVETQGYICQEHKVTSEDGYILSLQRMPAERSGKLADNPPVLLQHGLFSDGATWLSNSPDESLAFILADNGYDVWIANTRGSRFSRGHTSLTPNDPAYWDWTWDELAAHDLPAMFQYVHQQTGQKLHYVGHSLGTLTALAALSQEKLPNMLRSAALLSPIAYLNQITSLLTKAAADAFLAEDIYWLGLREFAPQGQATSKLLEDICSEPGVNCTNLWTAFTGPNCCLNSSKILDNPSQPTATKNMIHLSQMIRTGTIAMYDYGNEEDNMKHYKQSTPPVYNMKSIPKDFPLFLSYGEKDSLSDPTDVGVLLQNLKDHDGDKLTVLSVENYAHLDFVEGVNANKLVYHPIMAFFKRN from the exons ATGGCTAATACTTTAACCACTCCAATTCTGGTGGTGATCCTGTTAAGCCTCTCGGGAATTACAGCAGCAGCAAGAACAAAGCTGCAATTGATCACTAGACAGGATGCGTCTTTGTTATCACCAAATAATACTCATAGTCTCTGCAAATCCATGGTGGAGACACAAGGATATATTTGCCAAGAACATAAA GTAACATCAGAAGATGGTTATATTCTTAGCCTTCAGAGAATGCCTGCCGAGCGGTCCGGCAAGTTAGCAGACAATCCACCAGTCTTGCTGCAACATGGTTTATTCTCG GATGGTGCAACATGGCTATCCAATTCTCCTGATGAATCTCTGGCTTTCATATTAGCAGACAATGGATACGATGTGTGGATTGCTAATACCCGTGGAAGTAGATTCAGCCGCGGACACACCTCTCTTACTCCCAATGATCCG GCTTATTGGGACTGGACATGGGATGAATTAGCTGCTCATGATCTTCCTGCCATGTTCCAGTATGTGCATCAACAGACAGGGCAGAAGCTTCACTATGTTGGCCATTCCTTG GGAACTTTAACTGCTTTGGCTGCCCTTTCACAAGAAAAATTACCGAACATGTTAAGGTCAGCAGCGTTGCTTAGCCCAATTGCTTATCTTAATCAGATTACATCACTACTCACCAAAGCAGCTGCTGATGCATTTTTAGCTGAG GACATTTACTGGTTAGGGCTGCGGGAATTTGCTCCACAAGG TCAGGCTACTTCCAAGCTTCTTGAAGATATCTGCAGTGAGCCTGGTGTGAactgcacaaacttatggaccGCTTTCACTG GCCCAAATTGCTGTCTAAATTCTTCAAAAATTCTAGATAACCCGTCTCAACCAACAGCTACAAAGAACATGATTCACTTATCTCAAA TGATTAGGACGGGGACCATAGCAATGTACGATTATGGTAATGAAGAAGACAACATGAAGCACTATAAGCAAAGCACTCCTCCTGTGTACAACATGAAAAGCATCCCAAAGGACTTTCCTCTCTTCCTTAGCTATGGAGAGAAGGACTCACTTTCTGATCCAACGGACGTGGGAGTTCTACTGCAGAACCTTAAAGATCACGATGGAGACAAGCTCACTGTATTGTCCGTGGAGAATTATGCTCATCTTGATTTTGTTGAAGGTGTCAATGCTAATAAACTTGTCTACCATCCTATAATGGCTTTCTTCAAGCGTAACTGA